In Alphaproteobacteria bacterium US3C007, one genomic interval encodes:
- a CDS encoding H-NS histone family protein → MLENINDYSLEDLKKIKKQVDQAINTYKSRAMANARKELEKTAKSLGFSLSEIVAIAPVKSKVAAKYANPEDPSQTWTGRGRKPRWVEAFIQKGNTLKDLEI, encoded by the coding sequence ATGCTAGAAAATATAAATGACTACTCATTGGAAGACTTAAAAAAAATTAAAAAACAGGTCGATCAGGCTATTAACACATATAAAAGCCGTGCGATGGCAAACGCCCGTAAAGAATTAGAAAAAACGGCGAAATCATTGGGCTTTTCTTTGAGTGAAATTGTTGCAATCGCACCCGTAAAATCAAAAGTAGCCGCGAAATATGCCAATCCCGAAGATCCAAGCCAAACATGGACGGGCCGAGGTCGAAAGCCACGCTGGGTAGAGGCATTCATCCAAAAAGGAAACACCCTCAAAGACTTAGAGATATAG
- a CDS encoding DUF2219 family protein, which yields MVFLKLLLVGLCFFALPQGIQAKEKAKLLGYGLLFTNDFFGDGRDRWRTGSLVSSRVFDSPKMSRTLPRREALNELRLFSQIIAPSDLSRNPDRSYARDETGLTEDIDRDYVGHLSIGLHRHFQAGGLAYNFGVDASLLGPQTGLMGLQQKVHSEIDQPFPSDFVKNTQVSNQFILGTLTEVARPIALSPSINIRSFVEVQTGVEDLIRIGVDAGFFGDLSEALFARAPVSGQRYSVIDGTGEGFLLSAGVDLTRVIGSMFLTGSALRASKYRARARFGLNYVHGRWSNFIGWTYLSPEFETQQTGQLLGSFFIKARF from the coding sequence GTGGTATTTTTGAAGCTTTTACTGGTGGGCCTATGTTTCTTTGCGTTACCTCAGGGCATTCAAGCAAAGGAAAAAGCCAAACTGCTTGGATATGGCCTTTTGTTCACAAATGATTTCTTTGGGGATGGTAGGGATCGATGGCGCACGGGGTCGCTCGTGTCTAGCCGTGTTTTTGATAGCCCGAAAATGAGCCGGACATTGCCGCGCAGAGAGGCGCTTAATGAACTTAGATTGTTTAGCCAAATAATTGCTCCGTCAGATTTATCGCGTAATCCTGACAGGTCTTACGCCCGTGACGAGACTGGCTTGACGGAAGATATAGACAGGGATTACGTGGGCCATTTGTCGATTGGTCTGCACCGTCACTTTCAAGCGGGCGGCTTGGCCTATAATTTTGGGGTAGATGCATCATTGTTGGGCCCGCAGACCGGCCTAATGGGGTTGCAGCAAAAGGTCCATTCGGAAATTGATCAGCCTTTTCCGTCAGATTTTGTGAAAAATACGCAAGTGTCTAATCAGTTTATTCTTGGAACTTTAACAGAAGTTGCGCGGCCTATCGCGCTGTCTCCTTCAATCAATATCCGTTCGTTTGTCGAAGTTCAAACAGGGGTCGAAGACCTCATCCGAATTGGAGTGGACGCAGGATTTTTTGGTGATTTGTCCGAAGCACTCTTTGCAAGAGCGCCCGTTTCAGGGCAGCGTTATAGCGTTATAGACGGCACAGGAGAAGGGTTTTTACTCAGCGCAGGCGTGGATTTGACCCGTGTTATCGGCTCAATGTTCTTAACCGGCTCTGCTTTGCGCGCTTCTAAATATCGCGCCCGTGCTCGGTTTGGCTTGAATTATGTACATGGCCGTTGGAGCAATTTCATTGGCTGGACCTATCTTAGCCCTGAATTTGAAACGCAACAAACCGGCCAGTTGTTGGGATCTTTTTTCATTAAAGCACGATTTTAG
- a CDS encoding TlpA disulfide reductase family protein produces the protein MAFIRSFFVYTALILGANSTLAAANSTEHLQALKQGDMKKLVLHKTPKEISERAFLTQGADEGRLSDFAGQYVLLNFWATWCAPCRKEMPSLSTLQAQLGDARFKVVTIATGRNAPKAMQAFFDALEIKNLPLYRDPKQKLAKDMAVLGLPMTLLISPQGKEVARLRGEADWASAPAQALLRAWIQSAQ, from the coding sequence ATGGCATTTATTCGTTCATTCTTTGTTTATACTGCTCTTATTCTGGGTGCAAATAGCACGTTGGCCGCGGCAAATAGCACCGAGCATCTACAGGCTTTAAAGCAAGGCGATATGAAGAAATTGGTGTTGCACAAAACGCCAAAAGAAATTTCAGAGCGCGCTTTTTTAACGCAAGGCGCAGATGAGGGGCGTTTGTCAGATTTTGCCGGGCAATATGTTTTGCTGAATTTTTGGGCAACATGGTGTGCTCCTTGCCGCAAAGAAATGCCAAGCCTGTCAACCTTGCAAGCGCAGCTGGGCGATGCGCGGTTTAAAGTGGTTACCATCGCAACGGGCCGAAACGCACCAAAAGCCATGCAGGCGTTTTTTGACGCATTAGAGATCAAAAACTTGCCTCTGTATCGAGATCCGAAACAGAAACTTGCCAAAGACATGGCCGTGCTGGGGTTACCGATGACGCTGCTCATTTCACCCCAAGGCAAAGAGGTTGCGCGGCTACGAGGAGAGGCTGATTGGGCCAGTGCGCCGGCGCAGGCGCTTTTACGGGCTTGGATCCAATCGGCGCAGTAA
- the argH gene encoding argininosuccinate lyase encodes MSNTSSNQMWGGRFASGPDAIMEAINASIGFDQRLATQDIAGSRAHAAMLAAQSIISDSDFEAIEEGLITILSEIEAGKFVFSSKLEDIHMNIEARLKDLVGEPASRLHTARSRNDQVATDFKLWVRDQLDACEVALTGLIHALIAQAEHGADWVMPGFTHLQTAQPVTWGHHMMAYVEMFGRDLSRLRDARKRMSECPLGAAALAGTSFPIDRNSTAAALGFDRPAANSLDAVSDRDFALEFLGLASICAMHLSRFAEELVIWSSAQFRFVSLSDRFSTGSSIMPQKKNPDAAELIRAKIGRIFGANVALMLVMKGLPLAYSKDMQEDKEQVFDAADNLLLALAAMQGMVADLQANKAALCAAAGAGFSTATDLADWLVRSLNMPFRDAHHVTGSLVALAEAEKCELQDLSLTQMHSVDPAITKEVYDVLGVENSVASRISYGGTAPAQVRAQILRWKQELEA; translated from the coding sequence ATGTCTAACACGTCCTCAAATCAGATGTGGGGAGGCCGCTTTGCAAGCGGTCCTGATGCGATTATGGAAGCAATTAATGCATCAATCGGATTTGACCAGCGCCTTGCCACTCAAGATATAGCCGGATCGCGCGCGCATGCCGCGATGTTGGCAGCACAATCCATCATCAGTGATAGCGATTTTGAAGCGATTGAGGAAGGTCTGATCACCATTTTGTCAGAGATTGAGGCCGGGAAATTTGTGTTTTCAAGTAAGCTGGAAGATATTCACATGAATATCGAAGCGCGGTTGAAAGATCTGGTGGGAGAACCTGCCAGCCGGCTGCACACGGCGCGCTCGCGCAATGATCAGGTTGCAACTGATTTCAAACTTTGGGTGCGTGACCAATTAGACGCGTGTGAGGTTGCTTTAACGGGTTTGATTCATGCGCTCATCGCGCAAGCAGAACACGGCGCGGACTGGGTAATGCCGGGGTTTACGCATCTGCAAACCGCGCAGCCCGTGACCTGGGGGCATCACATGATGGCCTATGTCGAAATGTTTGGGCGCGATTTAAGCCGCCTGCGCGATGCCCGCAAGCGCATGTCTGAATGTCCATTAGGGGCTGCCGCCTTGGCCGGAACATCGTTTCCGATCGATCGCAATAGCACCGCCGCAGCGCTTGGCTTTGATCGCCCGGCCGCCAATTCCTTAGATGCGGTCAGTGATCGTGACTTTGCGTTGGAATTTCTGGGCTTGGCGAGTATCTGCGCGATGCATCTCAGCCGTTTTGCAGAAGAGCTTGTAATCTGGTCGTCCGCGCAATTTCGTTTTGTCAGCTTGTCGGATCGGTTCTCAACCGGATCTTCTATCATGCCGCAGAAGAAAAATCCCGATGCAGCTGAATTGATCCGCGCCAAGATCGGGCGTATTTTTGGCGCCAATGTCGCATTGATGCTGGTGATGAAGGGCCTGCCTTTGGCCTATTCAAAGGATATGCAAGAAGACAAAGAGCAAGTGTTTGACGCCGCCGATAACCTGCTGCTGGCTTTGGCCGCGATGCAGGGCATGGTGGCCGATCTGCAGGCCAATAAAGCTGCCCTTTGCGCCGCCGCCGGGGCCGGGTTTTCAACCGCCACCGATCTGGCAGATTGGCTGGTGCGCAGTTTAAACATGCCGTTTCGTGATGCGCATCATGTCACGGGCAGTTTGGTGGCGCTGGCCGAGGCGGAAAAATGCGAGCTACAAGATTTAAGCCTGACGCAGATGCACTCTGTGGATCCCGCGATCACCAAAGAGGTTTATGATGTCTTGGGCGTAGAGAATTCGGTTGCCTCGCGCATCTCTTACGGCGGCACTGCGCCTGCGCAGGTGCGCGCGCAGATCCTGCGGTGGAAACAGGAGCTGGAAGCATGA
- a CDS encoding DUF2834 domain-containing protein, with amino-acid sequence MRRISWVFLGLAVWGAVHPMYYFTSWMAQNEGGLGDLISAFFLTEASAGLAWDLTVAAVALVVWIVFEAFQRRNFSGLVSIPLILCIGLGCGLPFYFFMRLRMRKDIE; translated from the coding sequence ATGCGGCGAATCTCGTGGGTGTTTTTGGGCTTGGCGGTTTGGGGCGCTGTGCATCCGATGTATTATTTCACCTCTTGGATGGCCCAAAATGAGGGCGGTCTTGGCGATTTGATATCAGCTTTTTTCCTAACGGAGGCCAGCGCGGGCTTGGCGTGGGATTTAACCGTTGCCGCCGTCGCTTTGGTCGTTTGGATCGTGTTTGAGGCCTTTCAAAGGCGCAACTTTTCAGGGCTCGTCAGTATTCCTCTCATCTTATGTATCGGGTTGGGATGCGGATTGCCGTTTTATTTTTTTATGCGGCTACGCATGCGAAAGGACATCGAATGA
- a CDS encoding pyridoxal phosphate-dependent aminotransferase: MTQLKFADSISRLGTESAFVVLARAQKLAAEGRDIINLGIGQPDFRTPQHIVDAGIKALQDGHHGYTPANGLPQLRAAVAEDLEQRHGAAVHPDNVIIVPGGKPTMFFAVLMFGQAGAEIIYPNPGFPIYESVIRYSGATPVPMALLEENGFAFDAETVLSQITDKTRLIIINSPANPTGGVTPKAEIDKLVAGLAAHPHVAILSDEIYSQMLYDGREHVSLLTYPEIRDRLIVLDGWSKTYAMTGWRMGYAVWPDAMVEPVTRLCINDHSCVNAAAQFAGLAALTGPKDPVYDMVAQFDARRKIIVEALNDLPGVSCADAAGAFYAFPNISGTGLNAKQTQDLFLDKAGVATVAGTSFGQFGEGYVRFSYANSSENILRAIDRIRPLLS, translated from the coding sequence ATGACACAATTGAAATTTGCCGATAGTATTTCTCGGCTTGGCACAGAATCAGCCTTTGTGGTTCTGGCGCGCGCTCAAAAACTGGCGGCCGAGGGACGGGATATTATCAACCTGGGAATTGGTCAGCCAGATTTTCGCACCCCGCAGCATATTGTCGATGCGGGTATAAAAGCCTTGCAGGACGGACATCACGGCTACACGCCGGCCAATGGCTTGCCGCAATTGCGGGCAGCGGTGGCAGAGGATTTAGAGCAGCGTCATGGGGCTGCGGTTCACCCGGATAACGTGATTATCGTACCCGGTGGAAAACCCACGATGTTTTTTGCGGTTTTGATGTTTGGTCAGGCAGGGGCTGAAATTATTTATCCAAACCCGGGCTTTCCCATCTATGAATCGGTTATTCGCTATAGCGGCGCCACGCCGGTTCCAATGGCTTTGTTGGAAGAAAATGGCTTTGCGTTTGATGCGGAAACGGTTTTGTCTCAAATCACCGATAAAACCCGCTTGATCATCATAAACAGCCCCGCCAACCCAACCGGTGGAGTCACCCCAAAGGCAGAGATTGATAAATTGGTTGCGGGGCTTGCCGCACATCCCCATGTCGCCATTCTCTCTGATGAGATATATAGCCAAATGCTCTATGATGGTCGCGAACACGTGAGTTTATTGACTTATCCGGAAATCCGGGACCGTCTGATCGTTTTGGACGGATGGTCAAAAACCTATGCAATGACTGGCTGGCGCATGGGCTATGCGGTTTGGCCAGATGCGATGGTTGAGCCAGTGACGCGGTTGTGCATTAATGATCACTCTTGCGTGAATGCAGCCGCGCAATTTGCAGGGCTGGCCGCGCTGACAGGGCCCAAAGATCCCGTTTATGATATGGTTGCACAATTTGATGCGCGGCGAAAAATTATCGTTGAGGCGTTAAATGATTTGCCGGGGGTAAGCTGCGCGGATGCCGCCGGGGCGTTTTACGCTTTTCCCAATATCAGCGGCACGGGGTTAAATGCCAAGCAAACCCAAGATTTGTTTTTAGACAAAGCGGGCGTGGCCACGGTTGCCGGCACCAGCTTCGGCCAGTTTGGCGAAGGCTATGTACGGTTTTCCTATGCCAATAGCAGCGAGAATATTCTGCGCGCGATTGATCGCATTCGCCCGCTATTGTCTTAA
- a CDS encoding LysE family transporter: MLTFALAVFLLIITPGPGVLSTAGVGAAYGFQPGLRYVMGLFIGTNLVGLAVISGLAAIVFSVPVVRGVLMAASLAYLVYLAGRIALAGSKLAFIDARRRPGVKDGILLQIINPKAYAVNSALYSGFAFLPDNLLLETLLKLLIGNAVWFPIHLIWLFAGSALHRLDLAETTQKRINYAMAAAMMTVVLLGVSAAL, encoded by the coding sequence ATGCTGACCTTCGCACTTGCCGTTTTTTTACTGATCATAACCCCAGGACCTGGTGTGCTGTCCACGGCGGGCGTGGGGGCCGCCTATGGGTTTCAACCCGGACTGCGCTATGTGATGGGGCTTTTTATCGGCACAAATTTGGTGGGCTTGGCCGTGATCAGCGGTCTCGCGGCCATCGTGTTCAGCGTTCCTGTGGTTCGGGGCGTGCTGATGGCGGCCTCGCTGGCCTATTTGGTCTATTTGGCGGGTCGGATCGCGCTGGCTGGATCAAAACTGGCTTTTATCGATGCGCGCCGACGCCCCGGGGTAAAAGACGGAATACTCTTACAAATTATCAACCCCAAAGCCTATGCAGTGAACTCGGCCCTCTATTCGGGTTTTGCGTTTCTGCCCGACAACCTGCTGCTGGAAACCCTACTGAAACTGCTTATCGGCAATGCGGTCTGGTTTCCTATCCATTTGATCTGGCTTTTTGCGGGCAGCGCATTGCATAGGCTCGACCTCGCCGAGACAACGCAAAAGCGAATAAATTATGCTATGGCAGCCGCAATGATGACCGTTGTGCTGCTTGGGGTTTCCGCCGCGCTTTAA
- the lysA gene encoding diaminopimelate decarboxylase: MDHFQYKNGILHGEGVSLAEIAAQVGTPFYAYSSATLTRHFHAVDAALQGMDHLVCFAMKAASNQAIIKTLAGLGAGMDVVSGGEYRRAIAAGVAPERIVFSGVGKTRDEMAFALRGGLRQFNVESEAELEALNEVAVSLGTVAPITMRVNPDVDAKTHAKIATGKAENKFGIPISRASEVYARAASLPGLEAVGVDVHIGSQLTEMAPFELAYRKLASVTQQLRAEGHDIRRLDLGGGLGIAYQADSGPLPSLQDYGAMVQRELGHLDCEIEVEPGRLIAGNAGVLVSSVIYVKSGEDREFLILDAAMNDLIRPAMYEAHHDVVPVQAASADQPTATYDIVGPVCESGDTFAKGRALPRQSAGDLVAFRSAGAYGAVMASEYNTRQLVPEIMVHGDQFAVIRARPTFDEMINRDMIPSWL, from the coding sequence ATGGATCACTTTCAGTATAAGAACGGTATTCTTCATGGCGAAGGGGTTTCGCTGGCAGAGATAGCAGCGCAAGTTGGCACGCCATTTTACGCATATTCAAGCGCCACCTTGACCCGCCATTTCCATGCGGTTGATGCGGCGCTTCAAGGTATGGATCACCTTGTCTGTTTTGCGATGAAAGCTGCATCGAACCAAGCCATTATTAAAACCCTGGCCGGGTTGGGCGCTGGGATGGATGTGGTGTCGGGGGGGGAATATCGTCGCGCTATTGCCGCCGGCGTTGCCCCGGAGCGGATTGTATTTTCAGGGGTTGGAAAAACCCGCGATGAGATGGCTTTCGCGCTGCGCGGTGGTTTGCGCCAATTCAATGTGGAAAGCGAAGCCGAGCTGGAAGCCCTCAATGAGGTGGCAGTGTCTTTAGGAACGGTTGCGCCAATCACCATGCGCGTGAATCCCGATGTGGATGCGAAAACCCACGCCAAAATTGCCACCGGCAAGGCAGAAAACAAATTTGGCATTCCAATTTCGCGCGCTTCTGAAGTTTACGCGCGCGCGGCCAGCTTACCCGGGCTCGAGGCGGTAGGTGTCGATGTGCATATTGGTAGCCAGCTGACGGAGATGGCACCTTTCGAATTGGCGTATCGCAAACTGGCAAGCGTGACTCAGCAATTGCGGGCCGAGGGGCATGATATTCGTCGGCTTGATCTGGGCGGTGGCCTTGGTATTGCCTATCAGGCCGATTCTGGGCCTTTGCCCAGCTTGCAGGACTATGGCGCAATGGTTCAGCGTGAATTGGGCCATTTAGACTGTGAAATAGAAGTTGAGCCTGGGCGCTTGATTGCTGGCAATGCTGGGGTTTTGGTCAGTTCAGTGATTTATGTGAAATCCGGTGAAGACCGTGAATTTCTGATTTTAGACGCGGCGATGAACGATCTTATCCGCCCAGCGATGTATGAGGCGCATCATGATGTGGTGCCTGTGCAAGCAGCCAGCGCGGATCAGCCAACAGCCACTTATGATATCGTGGGCCCCGTGTGCGAATCTGGAGATACATTTGCCAAAGGGCGGGCTTTGCCGCGCCAAAGCGCGGGCGATCTTGTGGCTTTTCGCTCGGCCGGTGCTTATGGGGCCGTCATGGCCAGTGAATATAATACCCGCCAATTGGTACCCGAGATAATGGTACACGGCGATCAATTCGCGGTGATCCGAGCCCGTCCCACATTTGACGAAATGATAAATCGAGATATGATTCCCTCTTGGTTGTAG
- a CDS encoding DUF4175 family protein — translation MGLVCERGLKAFWPFCSVGLIGFSLPMWRRPVIGQIDLLALGVGIAAAGALAALLWGIKRFHMPHWQDAKQRVDRSLPSRPLQALNDVASIRGKDPVTQALWRRHQHQMQALANQALSVPPDLTLMKADPFGLRLCALLVFLVSLTFGSSSNFAARFAPPLSLNLKTVEVQSWEGWVTQPPYSGLPSLYLPDLFEQADLRLLNTSRVDLRFYGPEGSYQINQTVSPTPAATSAADGLQQSFTVLQEGVLEISGPSSAVWSVTLLPDKPPNLQWNGTFEPDFFGVSRFSYAAQDDFGITAVRALIEVDLEALDRRYGLALDPESDAALRVDLPMPLDGRYRDFSMDVTEDFSKHMLSNLPVTVSLEAKDALGQSVVTPARAMTLPGRRFFDPLAAALIEQRRDLMWHRENAGRVERMLKAILFEPGSQIRKEGDYLQLRFISAELTKALAQGALKQARVEIAELLWALAIDLEDGDVDDALERMRQAEERLSQAMKNGASEAEIAELMQELREANENYLRQLMQQAEREKTAPEKGPRSTTPQNSLDLTQNDLQAMMDRIEKLMREGRMAEAQQALQELQQMMQNMQIAEGSSGEGAPREQALQGLEDTLRGQQNLSDEAFRNLQQAPSQSRGEGLGQQSLGETGPSEDATPPSAQDLADRQRRLREALGRQRQNLPFDPSGEGSDGPTARALDEAEEAMRRAERALDENDLPEAMDQQADALDALRDGIQHLDQAFTEAQRLNEADQGSAAQGRGRGEATDPLGRQQGRHAGDDGMSEAQERRAMERQAQQLLEEIRRRMGERDRSKPERDYLERLLEKF, via the coding sequence ATTGGGTTGGTCTGTGAGCGCGGCTTAAAAGCGTTCTGGCCGTTTTGTTCGGTTGGTCTGATTGGGTTTAGCCTGCCGATGTGGCGCAGGCCGGTGATTGGCCAAATTGATCTTCTGGCGCTGGGGGTTGGGATTGCTGCCGCTGGGGCTCTTGCTGCGTTGCTTTGGGGTATCAAAAGGTTTCATATGCCGCATTGGCAAGACGCCAAGCAACGCGTGGATCGCAGCTTGCCATCGCGCCCTTTGCAAGCGTTAAACGATGTTGCAAGCATCCGAGGTAAAGATCCGGTTACGCAGGCGCTCTGGCGACGCCATCAACACCAAATGCAAGCGTTGGCGAACCAAGCCTTATCGGTTCCCCCTGATCTGACTCTGATGAAAGCCGACCCTTTTGGCTTACGCCTATGCGCATTATTGGTGTTTTTGGTCAGCCTAACCTTTGGATCATCGTCTAATTTTGCGGCGCGTTTTGCGCCGCCGCTGTCCTTAAACCTAAAAACGGTTGAGGTTCAAAGCTGGGAGGGGTGGGTGACACAGCCGCCCTATTCCGGTTTGCCCAGCCTTTATTTGCCGGATCTTTTCGAGCAAGCTGACTTAAGGCTTTTGAACACCAGTCGGGTTGATTTGCGGTTTTATGGCCCGGAAGGCAGCTATCAAATAAATCAAACCGTTTCGCCCACCCCTGCGGCCACCTCAGCCGCGGATGGCTTGCAACAAAGCTTCACGGTTCTACAAGAGGGTGTTTTGGAAATTTCGGGACCATCCAGCGCAGTTTGGTCTGTTACGCTGCTTCCTGATAAGCCGCCCAACCTGCAATGGAATGGAACCTTTGAGCCCGATTTTTTTGGGGTCAGCCGGTTTAGTTACGCCGCGCAGGATGATTTTGGCATCACCGCAGTACGCGCGCTTATTGAAGTGGATTTAGAGGCATTAGATCGGCGTTATGGTTTGGCGCTTGACCCAGAGAGTGACGCGGCCCTGCGCGTTGATTTGCCGATGCCGCTTGATGGGCGGTATCGGGATTTCTCGATGGATGTAACCGAAGATTTTTCGAAACATATGCTCTCAAACCTACCCGTAACCGTTTCTTTGGAAGCCAAGGATGCTTTGGGACAAAGCGTCGTGACCCCGGCGCGCGCCATGACGCTGCCCGGCCGCAGATTTTTTGATCCCTTGGCTGCGGCCTTGATTGAACAGCGGCGCGATTTGATGTGGCATCGTGAAAATGCTGGGCGGGTCGAGCGTATGCTGAAGGCGATTTTGTTTGAACCAGGATCGCAAATCCGCAAGGAGGGTGATTATTTACAGCTGCGTTTCATCAGTGCTGAGCTGACAAAAGCGCTTGCGCAAGGCGCGCTGAAACAAGCGCGCGTTGAAATTGCGGAATTGCTATGGGCCTTGGCGATTGATCTTGAAGACGGCGATGTTGACGATGCGCTAGAGCGCATGCGGCAAGCTGAAGAGCGGTTGTCGCAAGCGATGAAAAACGGAGCATCTGAGGCGGAAATTGCCGAATTGATGCAAGAATTACGCGAGGCAAATGAAAACTACCTGCGCCAATTGATGCAACAGGCGGAACGGGAAAAAACCGCTCCTGAAAAGGGCCCGCGTTCAACCACCCCCCAAAATAGCTTGGATTTAACGCAAAATGATCTTCAGGCCATGATGGATCGTATCGAGAAATTGATGCGTGAGGGGCGTATGGCCGAGGCGCAACAAGCGCTTCAAGAGTTGCAGCAGATGATGCAAAATATGCAGATTGCGGAAGGCTCTTCGGGCGAAGGCGCGCCGCGCGAACAAGCGTTGCAAGGCTTAGAAGACACGCTGCGGGGTCAACAAAACCTATCTGATGAGGCGTTTCGTAATCTTCAACAAGCACCCAGCCAATCGCGTGGTGAAGGTTTGGGGCAACAAAGCCTGGGTGAAACAGGCCCCTCTGAGGATGCAACGCCGCCCTCTGCGCAAGATCTGGCGGATCGCCAGCGGCGCCTCAGAGAGGCTCTGGGCCGGCAACGCCAAAATCTGCCGTTTGATCCAAGCGGTGAAGGCAGCGACGGGCCTACAGCGCGAGCTTTGGATGAAGCAGAAGAGGCTATGCGCCGGGCTGAACGGGCTTTAGACGAGAATGATTTGCCAGAAGCTATGGATCAACAGGCGGATGCGTTGGATGCGCTGCGGGATGGTATTCAGCACTTAGATCAGGCATTTACCGAAGCCCAACGTTTAAATGAGGCTGATCAGGGCAGCGCAGCTCAAGGGCGCGGGCGCGGTGAGGCAACCGATCCGCTGGGGCGTCAGCAGGGCCGGCATGCGGGGGATGATGGTATGTCAGAGGCGCAGGAAAGGCGGGCTATGGAGCGCCAGGCGCAACAGCTGCTTGAGGAGATCCGGCGCCGTATGGGTGAGCGTGATCGCTCAAAACCCGAGCGCGACTATTTAGAACGCTTGCTTGAAAAGTTTTAG
- a CDS encoding zinc-ribbon domain-containing protein produces the protein MLLACPICQAQYEVPEDAIPEAGCEVQCSACGETWFQPHPQASFPIENIRGDQRLQDFAYIKGAIEHNSESQSSEPSNRDLQSPIFNNPTAIQRPPIAPAVAEVLRQEADREAKVRAASVFVEDQATLETDIPPALETAQSSFPAGPAAPINALPSAPLPAPASEPDQLQADKTAPAPKPITAQHANTPSHSLGRLGFTTGVAAVMAALLFYLYAETLSNAAPSLTPYADLYTLWVDAQRQRVDPLIDQSVLWVLAQVKQVF, from the coding sequence ATGCTTCTGGCCTGCCCAATTTGCCAAGCCCAATATGAAGTGCCCGAAGACGCTATTCCAGAGGCGGGATGCGAGGTGCAATGTTCAGCTTGTGGTGAAACTTGGTTCCAACCGCACCCGCAAGCCTCTTTTCCAATTGAAAATATCCGCGGTGATCAGCGCCTGCAAGACTTTGCCTATATAAAGGGTGCGATCGAGCATAACAGCGAGTCCCAATCGAGTGAACCGAGCAACCGCGACCTACAGAGCCCTATCTTCAACAATCCAACCGCGATTCAACGCCCCCCCATCGCGCCGGCTGTTGCAGAAGTGTTGCGGCAGGAGGCGGATCGAGAGGCAAAAGTGCGCGCAGCCTCTGTATTCGTGGAAGATCAAGCCACGCTTGAGACCGATATTCCACCGGCGCTTGAAACTGCGCAAAGCAGCTTTCCGGCCGGTCCGGCGGCGCCAATAAACGCCCTTCCATCAGCGCCATTGCCTGCGCCAGCCAGCGAGCCAGATCAACTTCAAGCTGATAAAACCGCGCCTGCGCCCAAACCCATCACCGCCCAACACGCGAATACGCCATCCCATAGCTTGGGCAGGCTGGGCTTCACAACCGGGGTTGCTGCCGTGATGGCCGCTTTGCTCTTCTACCTTTACGCGGAGACACTCAGCAACGCAGCCCCCAGCCTGACACCCTATGCCGATCTTTACACGCTGTGGGTGGATGCCCAGCGCCAGCGTGTAGACCCATTGATTGACCAAAGCGTTCTATGGGTTCTCGCGCAGGTTAAGCAGGTTTTTTAA